The following are encoded in a window of Miltoncostaea marina genomic DNA:
- a CDS encoding nucleotide sugar dehydrogenase gives MSGDAPRVGIVGLGYVGLPLAVTFAEAGVAVLGLDAIQGKVDQINGGRSYIEDVPSERLAPLVAAGTVRATTSWDELRAVEAIIICLPTPLTEHREPDLSAVLGAAESLASRLRPGHLVVLESTTYPGTTREELAPALERSGLRAGRDFNVAFSPERVDPGRTDWTTATTPKVIGGLTPECTRRAMDLYGLACETLVPVSTPEVAELTKLLENIFRGVNIALVNELAVLCDRMDIDVWDVIDAAATKPFGFMPFRPGPGLGGHCIPIDPFYLTWKAREFGLHTEFIELAGKINSQMPLFCVEKVMKALNSRRKALNGSRVLIIGASYKADVNDTRESPALRIIDLLRADGALVEYHDPHVHDLPRQGLASVPLDERTLRGADAVVVVTAHTAVDWAMVARESDLVVDFRNVVPESDGKVWRL, from the coding sequence ATGAGCGGCGACGCCCCCCGGGTCGGCATCGTCGGCCTGGGCTACGTCGGACTGCCGCTCGCGGTCACGTTCGCCGAGGCCGGTGTCGCCGTGCTCGGCCTGGACGCCATCCAGGGCAAGGTCGACCAGATCAACGGCGGCCGCTCGTACATCGAGGACGTGCCCTCGGAGCGGCTGGCGCCGCTCGTGGCCGCCGGCACCGTGCGCGCGACCACCTCGTGGGACGAGCTGCGCGCCGTCGAGGCGATCATCATCTGCCTGCCCACGCCGCTCACCGAGCACCGCGAGCCCGACCTGTCGGCCGTGCTCGGGGCGGCGGAGAGCCTGGCGAGCCGCCTGCGCCCCGGGCACCTGGTGGTGCTCGAGAGCACGACCTACCCCGGCACCACGCGGGAGGAGCTCGCGCCCGCGCTCGAGCGCTCGGGCCTGCGCGCGGGGCGCGACTTCAACGTGGCGTTCTCGCCCGAGCGGGTCGACCCCGGCCGCACCGACTGGACCACGGCCACCACGCCGAAGGTGATCGGCGGCCTCACGCCCGAGTGCACCCGGCGGGCGATGGACCTGTACGGCCTCGCGTGCGAGACGCTCGTGCCGGTCTCGACGCCCGAGGTCGCCGAGCTGACGAAGCTGCTCGAGAACATCTTCCGCGGCGTCAACATCGCGCTGGTCAACGAGCTCGCGGTGCTCTGCGACCGCATGGACATCGACGTGTGGGACGTCATCGACGCCGCCGCCACGAAGCCGTTCGGGTTCATGCCGTTCCGGCCCGGCCCCGGCCTGGGCGGGCACTGCATCCCGATCGACCCCTTCTACCTCACCTGGAAGGCGCGCGAGTTCGGCCTCCACACCGAGTTCATCGAGCTGGCGGGCAAGATCAACTCGCAGATGCCGCTGTTCTGCGTCGAGAAGGTGATGAAGGCGCTCAACAGCCGGCGCAAGGCGCTCAACGGCAGCCGCGTGCTGATCATCGGCGCCTCGTACAAGGCCGACGTCAACGACACGCGCGAGAGCCCCGCGCTGCGCATCATCGACCTGCTGCGCGCCGACGGCGCGCTGGTCGAGTACCACGACCCGCACGTGCACGACCTGCCCCGGCAGGGCCTCGCCAGCGTGCCGCTCGACGAGCGCACGCTGCGCGGGGCCGACGCGGTCGTGGTGGTGACCGCCCACACGGCGGTCGACTGGGCGATGGTGGCGCGGGAGTCGGACCTCGTCGTGGACTTCCGCAACGTCGTCCCGGAGAGCGACGGAAAGGTGTGGCGGCTGTGA
- a CDS encoding SDR family oxidoreductase, whose product MSEGDPRVVVVTGGAAGIGLATARAFAVRGAAVVIADVREREGGEAARAIVAGGGRATFVPTDVADGGAAEAMVAAALREHGRLDAAFNNAGIEGDPAAAADCTRADWDRVLAVNLTGVWSCMRAEIPAMLEGGGGSIVNCASIAGLVGFAGSPAYVASKHGVVGLTRAAALDYARRGIRVNAVCPGVIDTAMVDRYTHGDPQLEAGLRSGEPMGRMGAPGEIADAVVWLCSGGASFVTGQAIAVDGGWTAR is encoded by the coding sequence ATGAGCGAGGGCGACCCGCGGGTGGTGGTCGTGACGGGCGGCGCCGCCGGCATCGGGCTCGCGACCGCGCGGGCGTTCGCCGTCCGCGGGGCCGCGGTCGTGATCGCCGACGTGCGCGAGCGCGAGGGCGGGGAGGCCGCCCGCGCGATCGTCGCCGGGGGCGGGCGGGCGACCTTCGTCCCGACCGACGTGGCGGACGGAGGCGCTGCCGAGGCGATGGTCGCCGCGGCGCTGCGCGAGCACGGCCGGCTGGACGCCGCGTTCAACAACGCCGGCATCGAGGGCGACCCGGCGGCGGCGGCCGACTGCACCCGGGCGGACTGGGACCGGGTGCTCGCCGTCAACCTCACCGGCGTCTGGAGCTGCATGCGCGCCGAGATCCCCGCGATGCTCGAGGGGGGCGGCGGCTCGATCGTCAACTGCGCGTCGATCGCCGGCCTGGTCGGCTTCGCCGGCTCGCCGGCGTACGTCGCGAGCAAACACGGGGTCGTGGGGCTCACCCGCGCGGCGGCGCTCGACTACGCGCGGCGCGGGATCCGCGTCAACGCGGTCTGCCCGGGCGTGATCGACACGGCGATGGTGGACCGCTACACCCACGGCGACCCGCAGCTCGAGGCGGGCCTGCGGTCCGGGGAGCCGATGGGGCGGATGGGCGCGCCCGGCGAGATCGCCGACGCGGTCGTCTGGCTCTGCTCGGGCGGGGCCTCGTTCGTCACGGGCCAGGCGATCGCCGTCGACGGCGGCTGGACGGCCCGCTGA
- a CDS encoding Ig-like domain repeat protein: MMHRSSSRPRLAASLGAAALGLLVAAGSALGVSAPGGLGTANARNDAGPWTFTWSAPADAEPGVSYIGGLTTDPAGEPATPLGTGTSFQTEVADGPQFLRIAAVDSSGTSAYATLGINPDRVAPTLSAAFAGAQGVEGWYRSLVVRLTCSDICSDITWTTDGDFAAGAQTASASDSAGNTTTIPLPAFKFDGTRPNPPGSDAGEPLSPGINALVADEPTFSWTRGVDATSGIDRYELQYKPATEDAYTTLATVRDPAIGDPSAAPAQFSERLPERQPLDWRVVTFDKAGNSRNSPSQRLTVDPTTPDAPVITGGPASPVSNSRPTFTWNGTEDEYRWDITAAGAQQPSDSGIAFATSRQATPRAALPDGDYTFRVHQVTAAGRRSAEATRTFKVDTIPPDPPRILVQPSFPSATAPVFTWATEPGAYSRWVLLNAAGEPVAGPTDTPATSATLSEHLAEGPYTFQVWQIDPAGNLSQPAVVPFTVLGSLAPAPPPNSNAALIAILPRQNAKRLTPKAGKTLHTRSPTLRWSRGPRGTKLYNLQVFRVQKVAGRRTPKVTKVLSRFPRTRNYKAPKRILKPSTCYVWRVWPYTGRAFTPKPVGVSNFCIANARVVKRAELRAKARKKAAARAKALRVARAKALRR, encoded by the coding sequence ATGATGCATCGCTCGTCCTCCCGCCCCCGTCTCGCCGCGTCGCTCGGCGCGGCCGCGCTCGGGCTGCTCGTCGCGGCCGGGTCCGCGCTCGGCGTCTCGGCGCCCGGCGGGCTCGGCACGGCCAACGCGCGCAACGACGCGGGGCCCTGGACGTTCACCTGGTCGGCCCCGGCCGACGCGGAGCCGGGCGTCTCGTACATCGGCGGGCTGACGACCGACCCGGCCGGCGAGCCGGCGACGCCGCTCGGGACGGGCACCTCGTTCCAGACGGAGGTCGCCGACGGGCCCCAGTTCCTGCGGATCGCGGCCGTCGACTCCTCGGGCACCAGCGCGTACGCGACCCTGGGCATCAACCCGGACCGGGTCGCCCCCACGCTCAGCGCCGCCTTCGCCGGCGCCCAGGGGGTCGAGGGCTGGTACCGCTCGCTCGTCGTCCGGCTGACGTGCTCGGACATCTGCTCGGACATCACCTGGACCACCGACGGCGACTTCGCCGCCGGCGCGCAGACCGCGTCGGCGTCGGACTCCGCCGGCAACACCACCACGATCCCGCTGCCCGCCTTCAAGTTCGACGGCACGCGGCCCAACCCGCCCGGCTCCGACGCCGGCGAGCCGCTGTCGCCGGGCATCAACGCCCTGGTCGCCGACGAGCCGACCTTCTCGTGGACGCGCGGCGTGGACGCCACCTCCGGCATCGACCGCTACGAGCTGCAGTACAAGCCGGCCACCGAGGACGCCTACACCACGCTCGCGACCGTCCGCGACCCCGCCATCGGCGACCCGTCCGCGGCGCCGGCCCAGTTCTCGGAGCGCCTGCCCGAGCGCCAGCCGCTCGACTGGCGCGTGGTGACGTTCGACAAGGCCGGCAACTCGCGCAACTCGCCGTCGCAGCGGCTGACGGTCGACCCGACCACGCCCGACGCGCCGGTCATCACGGGCGGCCCCGCGTCGCCGGTCTCCAACTCGCGGCCCACCTTCACCTGGAACGGCACCGAGGACGAGTACCGCTGGGACATCACGGCCGCGGGCGCGCAGCAGCCGAGCGACTCGGGCATCGCCTTCGCCACCAGCCGGCAGGCCACCCCGCGCGCCGCGCTGCCGGACGGCGACTACACCTTCCGCGTGCACCAGGTGACCGCCGCCGGCCGGCGCAGCGCGGAGGCCACCCGGACGTTCAAGGTCGACACCATCCCGCCCGACCCGCCGCGCATCCTGGTGCAGCCGAGCTTCCCGTCGGCGACGGCCCCGGTCTTCACCTGGGCCACCGAGCCGGGCGCCTACTCGCGCTGGGTGCTGCTGAACGCGGCCGGCGAGCCCGTGGCCGGCCCGACCGACACGCCGGCGACCTCGGCGACGCTCTCGGAGCACCTCGCCGAGGGGCCGTACACCTTCCAGGTCTGGCAGATCGACCCGGCCGGCAACCTCTCGCAGCCGGCGGTCGTGCCGTTCACGGTGCTCGGCTCGCTCGCGCCCGCCCCGCCCCCGAACAGCAACGCGGCCCTCATCGCCATCCTGCCGCGGCAGAACGCCAAGCGGCTCACGCCGAAGGCGGGCAAGACGCTGCACACGCGCTCGCCCACCCTGCGGTGGTCCCGCGGCCCGCGCGGCACGAAGCTCTACAACCTGCAGGTCTTCCGGGTGCAGAAGGTCGCCGGCCGGCGCACGCCGAAGGTCACGAAGGTGCTCTCGCGGTTCCCCCGGACGCGCAACTACAAGGCGCCCAAGCGGATCCTGAAGCCGAGCACCTGCTACGTGTGGCGGGTGTGGCCGTACACCGGCCGGGCCTTCACGCCCAAGCCCGTCGGCGTGAGCAACTTCTGCATCGCCAACGCCCGCGTGGTGAAGCGCGCCGAGCTGCGGGCGAAGGCCCGCAAGAAGGCCGCCGCGCGGGCGAAGGCCCTCAGGGTGGCCCGGGCGAAGGCGCTGCGCCGGTAG
- a CDS encoding Hsp20/alpha crystallin family protein, with amino-acid sequence MIGDIVRWDPFREMASLRDEMDRALARMRGGAAGAGPPWTPVSDVHESGDAIVITAELPGVKDEDIDISVQDGMLAISGERRLAEDVTEDGYRHVERSYGGFRRTFRLPDGAREEDISAATSYGVLKITIPKPAAGSPRRIPVNGGS; translated from the coding sequence ATGATCGGCGACATCGTCCGCTGGGATCCCTTCCGGGAGATGGCGAGCCTGCGCGACGAGATGGACCGCGCGCTGGCGCGCATGCGCGGGGGGGCGGCTGGGGCCGGTCCCCCGTGGACCCCGGTGTCCGACGTGCACGAGAGCGGCGACGCGATCGTGATCACCGCCGAGCTGCCCGGCGTGAAGGACGAGGACATCGATATCTCGGTGCAGGACGGGATGCTCGCGATCTCCGGCGAGCGCCGCCTGGCCGAGGACGTGACCGAGGACGGCTACCGCCACGTCGAGCGGTCCTACGGCGGCTTCCGCCGCACGTTCCGGCTGCCCGACGGCGCGCGCGAGGAGGACATCTCGGCGGCCACCAGCTACGGGGTGCTGAAGATCACCATCCCGAAGCCGGCCGCCGGCAGCCCGCGCAGGATCCCGGTGAACGGCGGCTCGTAG
- a CDS encoding class I fructose-bisphosphate aldolase: MATTTGTSLERILGDEAEALLTHRCTTIPAERLTIPGPTWVDDVMAGSDRPVPVLRSLQTLFDHGRLGGTGYVSILPVDQGIEHSAGASFAPNPEYFDPMRIVELAMEGGCNAVTTTLGGLGVAARRYAHRIPFVLKLNHNEFLSYPNAYDQVMFASVRQARELGAVAVGATIYFGSPESRRQIQEVSAAFAAAHELGMATILWCYLRNPAMSAKDGGPDYHVAADLTGQANHLGVTIQADIIKQKLPETAAPGFLDLKFGKTHAKVYSDLMSDNPIDMTRYQVASCYMGRIPLINSGGASAGDTDLQQAVRTAVINKRAGGSGLISGRKAFQRPFADGVALLNAIQDVYLDPEVTIA, from the coding sequence GTGGCGACGACGACCGGAACGTCCCTTGAGCGGATCCTCGGTGACGAGGCAGAGGCCCTGCTCACGCACCGATGCACGACGATCCCGGCCGAGCGGCTGACGATCCCCGGCCCGACCTGGGTCGACGACGTGATGGCCGGGTCGGACCGCCCCGTCCCCGTGCTGCGCTCCCTGCAGACCCTGTTCGACCACGGCCGCCTCGGCGGCACGGGCTACGTGTCGATCCTCCCGGTGGACCAGGGCATCGAGCACTCCGCCGGCGCCTCGTTCGCGCCCAACCCCGAGTACTTCGACCCGATGCGCATCGTCGAGCTGGCGATGGAGGGCGGCTGCAACGCCGTCACCACCACGCTCGGCGGCCTCGGCGTGGCGGCGCGCCGGTACGCGCACAGGATCCCGTTCGTGCTCAAGCTCAACCACAACGAGTTCCTGTCGTACCCCAACGCGTACGACCAGGTGATGTTCGCGTCGGTGCGCCAGGCGCGCGAGCTGGGCGCGGTCGCCGTCGGCGCCACCATCTACTTCGGCTCGCCGGAGTCGCGGCGCCAGATCCAGGAGGTCTCCGCCGCCTTCGCCGCCGCCCACGAGCTGGGCATGGCGACGATCCTCTGGTGCTACCTGCGCAACCCGGCCATGAGCGCGAAGGACGGCGGCCCCGACTACCACGTCGCCGCCGACCTCACCGGTCAGGCGAACCACCTGGGCGTGACGATCCAGGCCGACATCATCAAGCAGAAGCTGCCCGAGACGGCCGCCCCGGGCTTCCTCGACCTGAAGTTCGGCAAGACGCACGCGAAGGTCTACTCCGACCTGATGAGCGACAACCCGATCGACATGACCCGGTACCAGGTGGCCTCCTGCTACATGGGCCGCATCCCGCTCATCAACTCGGGCGGGGCCTCGGCGGGCGACACCGACCTGCAGCAGGCGGTGCGCACCGCGGTCATCAACAAGCGGGCCGGCGGCTCGGGCCTGATCTCCGGCCGCAAGGCCTTCCAGCGCCCGTTCGCCGACGGCGTCGCGCTGCTGAACGCCATCCAGGACGTGTACCTCGACCCCGAGGTCACGATCGCCTGA
- a CDS encoding Gfo/Idh/MocA family protein, producing MSADPRSVTIGVVGMNYWGPNLARNFDRLDGARLAWVCDRDEAVLDRHRSAYPGARFTTDLADLLADEALDAVAVATPVPTHAPLARAVLEAGKDAFVEKPLAVDAADATALADLAESSGRVLMVDHLLVHHPAVEKLKDLVDGGSLGRIFYLYGNRQNLGIVRPDENALWSLGPHDISVMLHLVGERPVEVAASGESYLQPGVEDVVFGRIRFPSGIIGHLHLSWLDPHKMRKMTVIGSERMVVFDDMETERKVTVYDKGPIPRTETYGEYIQVRSGDIHIPKIPAAEPLRIVCERFVAAVRDRTPTASDGRAGAVVVEVLDAMTRSLAASGAPVQLARAPAPA from the coding sequence GTGAGCGCGGACCCGCGGAGCGTGACCATCGGCGTGGTGGGGATGAACTACTGGGGCCCCAACCTCGCCCGCAACTTCGACCGCCTCGACGGCGCCCGCCTGGCGTGGGTCTGCGACCGCGACGAGGCCGTGCTCGACCGCCACCGCTCCGCCTACCCCGGCGCGCGCTTCACCACCGACCTGGCCGACCTGCTCGCCGACGAGGCCCTGGACGCCGTCGCCGTGGCCACGCCCGTGCCGACGCACGCGCCGCTGGCGCGGGCCGTGCTCGAGGCGGGCAAGGATGCGTTCGTCGAGAAGCCGCTGGCCGTCGACGCGGCCGACGCCACCGCGCTGGCCGACCTCGCCGAGTCGTCGGGCCGGGTGCTGATGGTCGATCACCTGCTGGTGCACCACCCCGCGGTCGAGAAGCTGAAGGACCTGGTCGACGGGGGCTCGCTGGGGCGGATCTTCTACCTCTACGGCAACCGGCAGAACCTCGGCATCGTGCGCCCCGACGAGAACGCGCTGTGGAGCCTGGGACCGCACGACATCTCGGTGATGCTGCACCTGGTGGGCGAGCGCCCGGTCGAGGTCGCCGCCAGCGGCGAGAGCTACCTCCAGCCCGGCGTCGAGGACGTCGTCTTCGGGCGCATCCGCTTCCCCTCGGGGATCATCGGCCACCTGCACCTGAGCTGGCTCGACCCCCACAAGATGCGCAAGATGACCGTGATCGGCTCCGAGCGCATGGTCGTCTTCGACGACATGGAGACCGAGCGCAAGGTGACGGTCTACGACAAGGGCCCCATCCCCCGCACGGAGACGTACGGGGAGTACATCCAGGTGCGCTCGGGCGACATCCACATCCCGAAGATCCCCGCGGCCGAGCCGCTGCGCATCGTGTGCGAGCGGTTCGTCGCCGCGGTGCGCGACCGCACCCCGACCGCGTCGGACGGGCGGGCCGGCGCGGTGGTCGTCGAGGTGCTGGACGCCATGACCCGGTCGCTCGCCGCCTCCGGCGCGCCCGTGCAGCTGGCGCGGGCGCCCGCCCCCGCCTGA
- the wecB gene encoding non-hydrolyzing UDP-N-acetylglucosamine 2-epimerase: MKVVSVVGNRPQFVKAAPLSRALRARVDEVLVHSGQHYDPELADLFFDELGVPRPDHALEVGHGTPVTQLAVMLQRLEPLLAAERPDMVLVYGDTTTTLAGALAAAKLGVPLGHVEAGLRSFDRSMPEEQNRVVADHLSSLLLCPTDTAVENLAREGVVAGVHQVGDVMLDASRMFAPAAAARPGPAALGLEPGRYLLVTVHRAAATDTEAALDALVEVLRAIDEPAVFPVHPRTRHRLEATGRWDALAGHPTLRLSPPVGYLDFTALLMSARAVVTDSGGVQKEAYFHGVPCVTLRDTTEWVETVEGGFNHLTGMDPARVRAALADLAMPAERPPYYGDGRAAERIAAAVAAAA; the protein is encoded by the coding sequence ATGAAGGTCGTCTCGGTGGTGGGGAACCGCCCGCAGTTCGTGAAGGCGGCGCCGCTGTCGCGCGCGCTGCGCGCCCGGGTCGACGAGGTGCTCGTGCACAGCGGCCAGCACTACGACCCCGAGCTGGCCGACCTCTTCTTCGACGAGCTCGGCGTGCCCCGGCCCGACCACGCGCTCGAGGTGGGCCACGGCACGCCCGTCACCCAGCTGGCCGTGATGCTGCAGCGGCTCGAGCCGCTGCTCGCGGCCGAGCGGCCCGACATGGTGCTCGTCTACGGGGACACCACGACGACGCTCGCCGGGGCCCTGGCCGCGGCGAAGCTCGGCGTGCCGCTGGGCCACGTCGAGGCCGGCCTGCGCTCGTTCGACCGCTCGATGCCGGAGGAGCAGAACCGGGTGGTCGCCGACCACCTCTCGTCGCTGCTCCTGTGCCCCACCGACACCGCCGTGGAGAACCTCGCCCGCGAGGGCGTCGTCGCGGGCGTCCACCAGGTGGGCGACGTGATGCTGGACGCGTCCCGCATGTTCGCGCCCGCCGCGGCGGCCCGGCCCGGCCCGGCCGCCCTCGGCCTCGAGCCCGGCCGCTACCTGCTCGTCACGGTGCACCGCGCGGCCGCCACCGACACCGAGGCGGCCCTCGACGCCCTCGTGGAGGTGCTGCGCGCGATCGACGAGCCGGCGGTCTTCCCCGTGCACCCGCGCACGCGCCACCGGCTGGAGGCGACCGGCCGCTGGGACGCGCTGGCCGGCCACCCCACGCTGCGGCTCTCGCCGCCGGTCGGCTACCTCGACTTCACGGCCCTCCTCATGTCGGCGCGCGCGGTGGTGACCGACTCGGGCGGCGTGCAGAAGGAGGCCTACTTCCACGGCGTCCCCTGCGTGACCCTGCGCGACACCACCGAGTGGGTGGAGACGGTCGAGGGCGGCTTCAACCACCTGACCGGCATGGACCCGGCCCGGGTGCGGGCGGCCCTGGCGGACCTCGCCATGCCCGCCGAGCGCCCGCCGTACTACGGCGACGGCCGGGCCGCCGAGCGCATCGCCGCGGCGGTCGCCGCGGCGGCCTGA
- a CDS encoding cytochrome c biogenesis CcdA family protein produces MDEISVLSYPVAFAAGFVSFVSPCVLAVVPGYLTFISGVSFDELGSRTRDVLVPTLAFVLGFSLMFTAYGAGAGLIGYSFTQDQDVLNVVAGSLLIAMGLAMVALPQLGLMQTERRIPVARRPTTLVGAGFVGAAFAVGWTPCIGPILGSILSYAAPTGSPGLGASLLFTYSLGLGIPFLLSGLFVTRLMAAFRWMRDRWRVVNAAAASVFVVIGVLVATGRFEVITQRLSGVGFTGI; encoded by the coding sequence GTGGACGAGATCTCGGTGCTCAGCTACCCGGTGGCCTTCGCCGCGGGGTTCGTCTCGTTCGTGTCGCCGTGCGTGCTCGCGGTGGTGCCGGGCTACCTGACGTTCATCTCCGGCGTCTCCTTCGACGAGCTCGGCTCGCGCACGCGCGACGTGCTGGTGCCGACGCTCGCGTTCGTGCTCGGCTTCTCGCTCATGTTCACCGCGTACGGCGCGGGTGCGGGGCTGATCGGCTACTCGTTCACGCAGGACCAGGACGTGCTCAACGTGGTCGCCGGCAGCCTGCTGATCGCCATGGGGCTCGCGATGGTGGCCCTGCCGCAGCTCGGGCTGATGCAGACGGAGCGGCGCATCCCGGTGGCCCGCCGCCCCACCACGCTCGTCGGCGCGGGCTTCGTGGGCGCCGCCTTCGCCGTGGGCTGGACCCCGTGCATCGGCCCCATCCTGGGCAGCATCCTCTCCTACGCCGCCCCCACCGGGTCGCCGGGGCTCGGCGCGAGCCTGCTGTTCACCTACTCGCTGGGGCTCGGCATCCCCTTCCTGCTGTCGGGGCTGTTCGTGACCCGCCTGATGGCCGCCTTCCGCTGGATGCGCGACCGCTGGCGGGTGGTCAACGCGGCAGCCGCGAGCGTGTTCGTCGTGATCGGCGTGCTCGTGGCGACCGGCCGCTTCGAGGTCATCACGCAGCGCCTGTCGGGCGTCGGGTTCACCGGCATATGA
- the ppsA gene encoding phosphoenolpyruvate synthase: MGTTTEATTDAIRDIAALRRGDVAFAGGKGANLGELVAAGVPVPEGFVVGAPAFAAAVRAAGAWAGLAGIVAAADPADPDGLRAAAARARAIVMDVPLPDPLEAAIRRSHAALARRTGDAPVAVRSSATAEDAPGASFAGMNETFLNTVGADAVVEAVRRCWASLYGARTIGYRRSRGIAEEGLAIAVIVQRQVDAAAAGTMFTLDPTTGARDRVVIEAAYGLGEGVVSGSVSPDRFVVDKASGEISERAVGAKGTRVVGLPGGGVARRDTTEEERGRAAVADATARELARHALAIEAHYGEPQDIEWALDADGRLWLLQSRPVTAVGSGGAPAGPGDGGAATVAGLGAAPGRAAGVARVIATLDDGGRLGPGEVLVTHMTAPDWAAVMRRAAAIVTETGGMTCHAAIVARELGVPCVVGAAGATERIRDGEHVVVDATRGRVTAGAAAPSAPSAPARPAPRPAAGGGAAVTGTRVLLNLSEPSRAAAAAALDADGVGLVRAEMMLLEALEGAHPALLIERGMSGRVVDRLADAITAIAGPFAPRPVTYRTHDFRTNEFRGLEGGEAVEPVEANPMIGWRGALRYTRDPALLRLELAAVARVWDAGLANLHVMIPFVRTADELRGCRDLVAASGLLDRRGFELWAMAEVPSVVFNLSRYAALGIRGISIGSNDLTQLMLGADRDSELLAGTFDERDPAVVEAIEGLVRGARRLGLATSICGQAPSVHPEYAEILVRAGIDAISVTPDALDRARRNVAAAERRVLLEAARAGLEAR; encoded by the coding sequence ATGGGGACGACCACCGAGGCGACGACCGACGCCATCCGCGACATCGCCGCGCTGCGGCGGGGCGACGTCGCCTTCGCCGGCGGCAAGGGCGCCAACCTCGGCGAGCTGGTGGCCGCCGGCGTGCCGGTGCCCGAGGGCTTCGTGGTCGGCGCGCCGGCGTTCGCGGCCGCCGTCCGCGCGGCCGGCGCCTGGGCCGGGCTGGCAGGGATCGTCGCGGCGGCGGACCCGGCCGACCCCGACGGGCTGCGCGCGGCGGCGGCGCGCGCCCGGGCGATCGTGATGGACGTGCCGCTGCCGGACCCGCTCGAGGCGGCGATTCGCCGCTCGCACGCCGCCCTGGCCCGGCGCACGGGCGACGCGCCGGTCGCCGTGCGCTCGTCCGCGACCGCCGAGGACGCGCCCGGCGCGTCGTTCGCCGGCATGAACGAGACGTTCCTCAACACGGTGGGCGCCGACGCGGTCGTCGAGGCCGTGCGGCGCTGCTGGGCCTCGCTCTACGGCGCCCGCACGATCGGGTACCGGCGCTCCCGGGGCATCGCCGAGGAGGGCCTGGCGATCGCGGTGATCGTGCAGCGCCAGGTCGACGCGGCGGCCGCGGGCACGATGTTCACGCTCGACCCCACCACCGGCGCGCGCGACCGCGTCGTCATCGAGGCGGCGTACGGGCTCGGCGAGGGGGTCGTCTCGGGATCGGTCAGCCCCGATCGCTTCGTGGTCGACAAGGCGAGCGGCGAGATCTCCGAGCGGGCCGTCGGCGCGAAGGGCACCCGGGTCGTCGGCCTGCCGGGCGGCGGCGTCGCCCGGCGCGACACGACCGAGGAGGAGCGCGGCAGGGCCGCCGTCGCCGACGCGACGGCGCGCGAGCTGGCGCGGCACGCGCTGGCCATCGAGGCCCACTACGGCGAGCCGCAGGACATCGAGTGGGCCCTCGACGCCGACGGCCGGCTCTGGCTGCTGCAGTCGCGGCCGGTCACGGCAGTCGGCTCGGGCGGGGCGCCGGCCGGGCCCGGGGACGGTGGCGCCGCGACCGTCGCGGGCCTGGGCGCCGCGCCGGGGCGGGCCGCGGGCGTGGCCCGCGTGATCGCCACGCTCGACGACGGCGGGCGCCTGGGCCCCGGCGAGGTGCTCGTGACCCACATGACCGCGCCCGACTGGGCCGCCGTCATGCGCCGCGCGGCGGCGATCGTCACCGAGACCGGCGGCATGACCTGCCACGCGGCGATCGTGGCCCGCGAGCTGGGCGTGCCGTGCGTCGTCGGGGCCGCCGGCGCGACGGAGCGGATCCGCGACGGCGAGCACGTCGTGGTCGACGCCACGCGCGGGCGCGTCACGGCCGGCGCGGCCGCGCCGTCCGCGCCGTCCGCGCCGGCGCGGCCCGCCCCCCGGCCGGCCGCCGGCGGCGGCGCGGCGGTCACCGGCACACGGGTGCTGCTCAACCTGAGCGAGCCGTCCCGCGCGGCGGCCGCGGCGGCCCTCGACGCCGACGGGGTGGGCCTCGTGCGCGCGGAGATGATGCTGCTCGAGGCGCTCGAGGGCGCCCACCCCGCGCTGCTGATCGAGCGGGGGATGTCCGGCCGCGTGGTGGACCGGCTGGCGGACGCGATCACGGCGATCGCCGGCCCCTTCGCGCCCCGGCCGGTGACCTACCGGACCCACGACTTCCGCACCAACGAGTTCCGCGGCCTGGAGGGCGGCGAGGCGGTGGAGCCGGTCGAGGCCAACCCGATGATCGGCTGGCGGGGGGCCCTGCGCTACACCCGCGATCCGGCGCTGCTGCGGCTGGAGCTGGCGGCCGTCGCGCGCGTGTGGGACGCCGGCCTCGCGAACCTGCACGTGATGATCCCGTTCGTCCGCACGGCGGACGAGCTGCGCGGCTGCCGCGACCTCGTGGCCGCGTCCGGCCTGCTGGACCGGCGGGGCTTCGAGCTGTGGGCGATGGCCGAGGTGCCCTCGGTCGTCTTCAACCTGTCGCGCTACGCGGCGCTCGGGATCCGCGGCATCTCCATCGGCTCGAACGACCTCACGCAGCTCATGCTGGGCGCCGACCGCGACTCCGAGCTGCTGGCCGGCACGTTCGACGAGCGCGACCCGGCCGTCGTCGAGGCGATCGAGGGCCTCGTCCGCGGCGCCCGGCGCCTCGGGCTGGCGACCTCGATCTGCGGGCAGGCGCCGTCCGTGCACCCCGAGTACGCGGAGATCCTCGTGCGGGCCGGGATCGACGCGATCTCGGTGACGCCGGACGCGCTCGACCGCGCGCGGCGCAACGTGGCCGCGGCCGAGCGGCGGGTGCTGCTGGAGGCCGCCCGGGCGGGACTGGAGGCGCGGTGA